Below is a window of Lepisosteus oculatus isolate fLepOcu1 chromosome 8, fLepOcu1.hap2, whole genome shotgun sequence DNA.
ACTTACTTCAAGATGTATTTTCAGATGCAAATTGAACACATTGAACATCATagaatttttaaatgctttacaaATTCATCTTCTATAGGGCACAGAAAACACATAATGCTAAATCTTACTTCaaaaatattattcatttaATGGACTTTCTAGCATTTCAATTGTGAATAATTGTGAAAAAGATAATATTCATgtggttatatacagtacactgcttaTAGAGTTATGCAGTGTGAGGCATTACAAACTATTGGTACCAatagcttttgtttttaatgcctcaaagtatattgtatattatatgCTTATAcgaattatatattatatattaactgATATGTCATTACATTGAGCTTCAGTGGCTTTTATGTGACCTCAACATTGCAATGCGTGTCTTCCAAGATACAATGTTTCTTTAGCCAGAAATGTTAGCCTTCCTTTTTTACCTAACGCAATAGTTTTTGCTGTGAtaagtttgtgtttttaaaaggggacatttcttttcaaaagcCTGATTCTATTACAGTAATATAACTATGgcttatttaaattgtaaatatatAGATTTTGCACTGAGAATTAATCTGAAGGATGGCTCAGCGAAAGTTACAAAATGTGTGTGAACCCAGAATAAAACGTTAATGTCTTAAATCATCCATCCGATGTCAGAAAGGTGTTCGCTGTGATATCAGTCAATTGCAGGGCACAGGCATATACACACTGTTTGGATATGCCAGTTAACAACGCCTGCATATCTTTagaaggtgggaggaaacctgagcacgTTGAGAGAACTGAAATAAACTTTGGAAAAAGCATGAAAACTCCACATACTGGCTGAGCCAAACAACAGCAGTACCAAGTACCACACAAGCATACCGCTGATTCTAATTCATATTCTGTTTTATGTCAAATGTATTGTCTCTTATAAACAACAGTTCCGTAAAATGATTTTGGGAATTGGAATGCAACGCAATTTATTAATGTCTTAAAAGTTTGAATTACTTCTagaataatttttatttattgtcttGAGTTGATGGGAGAATGTTATTAAGATCTGTCATTTGGTTTACAGATTCAAAGGCTTTGTCTACACATATAGGCTGTACCAGGTTGAAGGGGGATCTTGGACAGCTGAGGTAAGAGACAAAAATGTTTAGCAACTGGGGCTGCGTTTTAATCCAAAGCAACACGTACTTGTGCCCATTTGTGCGGCAGAGCAATTAAGTGGTAAAGTCTGAGTGAAGCATTTTGCTCAAGGGTACCAATGCAGTATCCCATCAGGAAATTGATTTCACAATCTTCTAGTCTCAAGTCTACAGCCAATGACACATCCACActgctgttttgtttcttctgttctcatattaattatatatgCATGTATTATAATCCACTCTTAGAACACTTAAGCCTTGGGTGGTAAAATGTCAGAATGATAAATTGTTGAATTTTTAAATACGGTAGactgaaaatggaaaacatctgtcaaattaaatgttttttttctcattcattATTTGGTATTATGTCTCGTCTCTgtcttttttatgtgttttgcaAGATTCAAAATTAACtgatgaaaaatgagaaaagacCTGAAATAATACCATATACTTGAAGATGCACTGTAGACACTATGCTGAatgtttgttcgttttgtttttgtttttagacaGCTCCCGGTGTCCATAAAAGAATGTTTCGGAAGATCAAGAACTTGATAGCAGCCTACCAGAAACCTGACCAGGGCATTGCAATTCCTTTGCTTTATCCAGTTACCGTTGAAAATAACTATATCAGTAAATCCAAGACTGGGCACGATACTGAATCTTACATGCATTAGATAGAAGTTTGGCTGAGTCAAAGAGTTGTCAAAACACCatcattttctgaaaatgtcCTTTGTTACTCCCTCTGTGCAATGACTTCAGCTCAATGATACAATGtgcttataaaatgtttttattttgcagacCTTGTATTTCACTTGGAGTTTTCCCTGTTTTTACATGAACTGTCCATTTAGCCATTTTAATAAGGAATATACGTGATCATCTGCAATCATTGGTGGATGCCGAGTGCTTCCCTATCTGTGATACGATTTGGTGTAACAAGATCAAATAAATGACTgcattagaaaaaaatggcaaaataggATAGAgcacagcttttaaaaaatcgGACAATTTGAAAggtgtaaaaatatatatttccattGAGAAAAAATGCCAATATTATTTAACTTTACATCAAAACTGACTTAAACttactaaatattaaaaatatatatttaatttaataaaataattgttttctggATGACTATCTGACTCAGGCATAATAACTACAGGTCTTCAGGAAAGGATTgtatatttcaaatatattatatatgccTCCTTCACCTGAAGAACTTCAATGGACGTTCTGTATAATACCGAACCATGACTCTGGACATTTTCCTTTCCAGATCAGATGCCAGTGGACTAATCTTGATCACCTTGTCCTTAAATTACTCCCCCCTCAAAGAATGTTGCATGTATTTGGATGTGGACTTTACAACGGTCAAGACCAACCAAAACTCAGTCCTGTTTAACAAGTTTAGCTTTTGAGAGACTCTTAACTACTTGCTCGTACTGTTAGAGAAATACCCACCCTGCATTTTTTAGCGCAGTCTGGTGAAGATGTGATTAAATGAGCAAAAAGATCAGTCTTTTCCTGAGGATACTTCACTGTAATTAATAagagtagtgtttttttttctgatgcaagtcatgaaaaatgcaatttttcttttaatagatCGAGACAACTGAGATAATTACCTTTACATGTGCCCTGGGGCATTACTAAACACAGCATTTGATCTTCATATATATGTCAGTGGATTTATGTACATATATTGGATATATTGTGCATTTAACACAATAGAAATGACAACTTCAGtaagattttcaactgtttaCAGCTGGGAAAAAGGTGCAAATCCCattcatttgggaagctcagcaCAAACATGCAATGCCAGTTTTATCTAGACCACAAGCCATAAGCTGTTGTCcaagtatattttttttctgcactaaTTTCCAAGAAAGGAAATTTTACTGGTGGGACTACATTGACTGACATAATGGCTAAACCATgactgtggaaaaaaatattccctTGTCCTTGCGTCATGCTTTGTATTGTCACCCATGTGTTTAAATTAGATATATTCATAACTGGGGAAGGAGGAGAGAATCCAAGTGAACACCATATATTGTTTTGTGCACTCCTGATTAACAGGTTGTCACAGCTTTcattgtattgtaatttttgattttgtattattatcTTCACCGATTGAGAAAGGTTTTGATAcagcataaaaatgttttgatgcaatataaaagtgtaaaacagaaacaatagtagctaaatttaatttcattgtACGTTTATCGAAACATTAGAGACCATGTCTGACTGTGTTCTTAGAATACGTAAGATACGTTGAGAGTGTAACAACTTTCTAAATTGCATTTGTAGTTATACTGTGTCTTCATCACTTCAGAAAATATTATTGCCTTACTGCAACTCATCAGCTCTACACCTGTCCAGTCTTTCTGCAGTCTCTGCTTTGTTCTTATGCATTTTTTGACACTTCTGTATCTAGGTTACAAAACAACCAGGTCTTTCATTTAAGagtttttgacacttttcatGCACTGATAATGAGAggcgtttttgtttttcattttgtctttgttATTGCTGTTGCTGTATTTAACCTGTCCTAGGAACGTTCCAATCAAAACATCTACTGACGAAGAAATCCATTCCATTGCAAAGACAGtggcagaaacaaaataaatacgtTAATTCcatcttttaaaacaatgaccaagaaaagcagtgtttttttgttattgtatgATACATGGGATGTGTCCTAAGCTCTAAAATCGCGGTCTGTAGtaacagaaacaaaagaaatggtCATAATTTACAATTTTAAGATAGACTGCATTGTAGGTTTTAGATAAAAGATTTTCAAATACTCCTCTGTATCCTGATTATTTGCTGCATTACCATGCAATAAGAACTAAAAAGGAGAATCTATACAACTCTTCTACAATAATGTATTCCACCTAATCAGTGGCCGCATCACTCATATCAGCAAGGCGAGCAGCAACACAATGCTGCAGGCTGTCATTCACCAAACAAAAGGTTTTTGTGCTGTGAGTAGAATTTGCTTCaccaaaaaaatgaatttaactgcatgtttgtttttaaaccagCTTTCTTGGCGTTATACATGGGCAGAATTATCTCTGTGTTTGTAAAGAAAACGAGTGATGAAACCATGAGTTTGCAGTGTAAAAAACGTTTGTTTTGCCCCTGTTTTGTTTCTAAATCCTTAATGAAATCTAACAATTATTTTCTTCAGACCTATCAGAACAGCTATGCAAAGTGTATAGATTACTATGTGATATACACATTGTTTAGGGGAGAATTAATTACTCGTTAGTGTGTGTAAGTATTATGACCTGTAAATGTCATTAGTGGGTGCATTGAATGAGAACCTCTGGGTTGATGTAATAAGTTGCTTTTGCACTTATcattttgtatgtattttttggtattttaaaaattctttaATGGATAAAATACTTAGATTTTTCTGTTGGaaattgaaatatttgttttcctaTATTATGGATACAAAATGGGtgtattttgtttaatatcTCTCAGAGTTTGTCAGCATTTTGTCAGAGGGGAATATGGTGTGCTTTTTAACTTACTTCAGTACAGCGGTTAGATCTGTAATTTATATTAACATTCTTTCCTGCATAATTCAGAAATCATGAGTCAAACTGCAATATTCCAATCTTGGTTCACATGATATACTATATGGTTTAGAATTTTTGTTAGTCATTACTACACCCTTGTATAGCTCTGTggttgtcatttctgtttttttttttataaatgtcatATGGAAATatgaaatttacattttaaaataaaatttatcaAGTTGTACATATTGGTATGCTCAAattcttgcatttaaatgcaCAGTTCCCTAATCCTTTAccaagtttttgaaaaaaaaaaacaagcaaaatataTTCATGTTATATTGCTTGTGctgataaaacattttaaataagtgaTCTTCAGTCTTGGTTTTGGAGTACTCTTGTGTCAGCTACTTTTTGTTCTTACTGATCCTTTAATAACCTAATTGCTGACTAATTGAGCTGTTTGTTTGTCTGGGCTTTTTTCTGCTCTTAAGCCTTAGCATTAAAAATGTCCCCTTTACAGCTGGACCTGGGTAACACCTATGACTTCTGGTTTCCCAACCAACTTCTTCCTTACAGggtaatttcttttttatttcaggcctttaaaaaaaaatatttcaggtcTTAAGCTGAATAAGATGTGTAATTGGTATGAGCTAGTTAGTGAGTTTCTGGTCTGCCCTAAGTCAGGTGTGTacctgaaaaataaacaattagaTTTAAGCAGCAGGGAAAAGGCTGCTCAACACTGGAGTTGTCTGATACAGTATCGTTTTCCCTCAGACACTAGGAAACATATTCTTAATTAGCAGGTTGAGGAGAACCAGCATAAACATGCAGTTACAGGGCTATTGCAGGATCAGAAGTCAAAACTGCTATTCTATGCCATTCCTGTGCATAAAAGAATATTTACGTCTTATGATGTTCTGCAGTTTTGCAAGAATTAAGAAGAAGGGGACTGTGGAAATTTCAAAGGAAAAGCTGCTTAAAATGCGTTATTCATTACTGAATAAGTTATATTATACCGCATATTTATCAAACTGGGATCACTAAATGGATCTAGTTGAATCTGAAATCCTGAACATCAAAATCCTTAAGTTCTGAATTGTACATCAATGCATgttaaactaaaattatttggaccatatattttattttgaagatggTTAAAATATGTTCTGCACTTTGTTCTGCTTTGCTAACTaatatattctatttttttttccgttCACTTCCTAACTTTCATGAAGGCTTTTTCTAatattactctgtttctcatttcctgttttttgtaGAAAATTAGATCTCAAATTCAAAACAAGTTTTGTGTgtgaaaacattaacattaaaacaaactgaAGCAAAAGCATAGCGATTTGCTAAATACATTATCTAGTGGCACTCAGCTAACTTTATATCcagtattttagaaaaaaagtcaaGAACGAAATAgtcaaagtttaaaaaaacaagaaaaggagAGATGCTAAATAAAGTAGCCACTACTTGTATTTCTCTTGGGAAGTGGAAAATGTCTTAGCTAATCAAGAGAACACCTGTATGACAAAACACCTCCTTTTCAGTATTGTAAGAGGCTTTGCCTTTTCGACTGGTGCAGTAGGCTATCTAGAGAATTTGAGGGAAGAAGAACAGATAATATTGTTCTCTTACCCTCCAATGTTCACTACGTGGTATTTATAGAAATAGAAAATGTAGAATATCACTATATACATTGTTAGATAACCAAATTAAAAGATGGAAAGACTCAACCAAGTATCATATTGGTTCTTGACATTTCTATTAGTTTGCAAATATTATGTCCGTCTGTTTTCAGttcgcttcttccaattcaggagcGTGGGGTCGTccttcacagggcagacacagacatgcccACATTCATGCAAAAATTATACACCATggaattattctttttaattaagCACCAATAGATCTATGTGTTACTTTGTTTCAAAACTTACCAAGAAGCAAAGCTGTTCTGTACAGTCATATTAAGTGTACCATTctgtaaaacaagaaaatatcatttttagttttctctTCTCATGATGAAAGTACATGTCACATGGCTGGCATTAGAAATGCTACTAAAAGTGTTCTGATGGCATTTCACAAAGTATCATTTTCTTCAGATTGACTTGGGACATGTCTGACTAAACAATTTGGTGGGAAGAAGAAGAATGCGGTTTGTGTAACAAAGTGAAACAAAGACCCCATAAAAACGTACTCTTGCTGTTAACGAAGGAGGATGGGTGAGTGGCAGAGGTCTAGTTGTAAATGAGTAAGCAGACACAGCTTAGGTGTCAAGAATAAAGTGCAAAATATGTATTAGAGACCATATACACTTGaaaattggaaaaataaaacagaaaaatgagacTCCTCATTTTAAAGAATCCTGTAAAGTGTATTCTGAGGATATCAGTCATCCTTTCTTAGGGCCCTTTTCAAAAGAATAGATTTTCCCCTTTTAGCACACACATATTGGCACTGTGCCTTTCTTTCGGctatctgaataaaaaaaaatattcccaaTTCTCTGTTCGACATGTATCCTTCTCTTATAGAAAATAAGCACAGTTAAATCCATAAATGCTAACATTCCAATTATAATTGTAATACTGTTTCAAAGACATAAG
It encodes the following:
- the sh2d1aa gene encoding SH2 domain containing 1A duplicate a, with translation MMDSLSVYHGGISRETGEKLLSAAGKDGSYLIRDSESVPGVYCLCVLFKGFVYTYRLYQVEGGSWTAETAPGVHKRMFRKIKNLIAAYQKPDQGIAIPLLYPVTVENNYISKSKTGHDTESYMH